The following DNA comes from Passer domesticus isolate bPasDom1 chromosome 13, bPasDom1.hap1, whole genome shotgun sequence.
GGCGACGTGGCCAAGGACCTGGGGCTGCACCTGACGGAGATCCGAGATCGCGGCGTCCACATTACAGAAAGAAGCAGGACGCAATACTTTTCTCTGCACGGGAAGACGGGACATTTAGTGACGGCGGAGAGGATCGacagagagcagctgtgccGGCTGGTGGAGAAATGTGTGCTGCGCTGTGAGCTGATAGTGGAGGGACAGATGCAGGTTTACCGAATAGAAGTGGAAATCACGGACATTAACGACAACGAGCCCAGCTTTCGAGAGGCTGAGACGGAGCTGAAAATGATTGAAACCACAGCGCCGGGTTCGCGGTTTCACCTTCCAGACGCCCATGATCCTGACTCGGGCCggaattccctgcagagctaCGAGCTGAGCGGCGACGAGCACTTCTCGCTGGCCGTGCAGGTGGGCCCCGGCGGCGATCAGCGTCCCGAGCTGGTGCTGGCCAAGGCGCTGGACCGGGAGGAGGCGGCGTTTCACGAGCTGGTGCTGAGGGCGATGGACGGCGGCGATCCGTCACGGACGGGCACGGCTCGGATCCGCGTGACCGTGGTGGATGTGAACGACAACGCGCCCGTGTTCAGCCAGGCGGAGTACACGGTGCGTGTGCCCGAGGACGTGCCCGTGGGCTCTGTCCTTGTTGCTGTAACCGCCACGGACGCTGATGAGGGGCTGAACGGACAGGTGAAATACTCTTTCAAAAAAGTATCCGATACGGCATCGAATATCTTCCACCTGGACTCTGAGAGTGGAGAGATCACTCTGCTGCGGAGCCTGGACTTCGAGGAAGGCGACTACTATGAGCTGGAGATGCAGGCACGGGACGGGGCTGGCCTTTTCGACACGGCCAAGGTCGCAGTCACTGTAACAGATAAAAATGATAACGCGCCGGAAATTTCGGTGAGGTCGGCACTAAGTGAGATTTCTGAGGACGCCCCTTCGGGGACGACAGTCGCCCTACTGCATGTGCAGGACCGGGACTCGGGGGCGAATGGCCAGGTGCGCTGCTCGATTGACAAAGACGTCCCGTTCCGGCTGGAGAAGAATTTTGAGGACTACTACCGTGTGGTGACAGCGAGCGAGCTGGACCGGGAGCAGGTGTGGGAGTACAACGTGACGGTGCGGGCGGCGGACGGCGGGTCGCCGTCGCTGCAGAGCAGCGCGGTGCTGGCGCTGCGGGTGCTGGACGTGAACGACAACGCGCCGGTGTTCTTGGAGGAGCGCTACAGCGCGCGGCTGGCGGAGAACAACGCGGCGGGCGCGCTGGTGCTGACGGTGCGCGCCACGGACGCGGACTGGGGGCAGAACGCGCGCGTGCGCTACCGGCTGGCGGAGGGGCGGGTGCGGGGCGCGCCGCTGTCGTCGTACGTGTCGGTGCAGGCGGAGACGGGCGCGCTGTACGCGCTGCGCTCCTTGGACTACGAGCAGGTGCGCgagctgcagctgtgggtgcGGGCGGAGGACGGCGGCGCGCCGGCGCTGATCAGCAACGTGTCGGTGCGGCTGCTGATCGTGGACGAGAACGACAACGCGCCGCAGGTGCTGTACCCGCCGGCGGGCGCAGCGGCGGGCTCGGGCGCGGCGTGGTCGGGCGTGGAGCTGGCGCCGCGCCGGTCGGAGGCCGGCGCGCTGGTGGCCAAGGTGGTGGCGGTGGACGCGGACGCGGGGCAGAACGCGTGGCTGTCCTACGAGCTGGCCAAGGCCACGGAGCCGGGGCTGTTCCGCGTGGGGCTGCACAGCGGCGAGGTGCGCACGGCGCGCTCGCCGCTGGCCCGCGACGCGGCGCGCCACAGCCTGGTGGTGCTGGTGCGGGACCACGGGCGGCCGGCGCTCTCGGCCACGGCCACGCTGAGCGTGGTGC
Coding sequences within:
- the LOC135280356 gene encoding protocadherin gamma-A10-like, with protein sequence MCAAGRRWGRRQRALLGAVLLMVAGQAAWGQLRYSVPEEMPKGSFVGDVAKDLGLHLTEIRDRGVHITERSRTQYFSLHGKTGHLVTAERIDREQLCRLVEKCVLRCELIVEGQMQVYRIEVEITDINDNEPSFREAETELKMIETTAPGSRFHLPDAHDPDSGRNSLQSYELSGDEHFSLAVQVGPGGDQRPELVLAKALDREEAAFHELVLRAMDGGDPSRTGTARIRVTVVDVNDNAPVFSQAEYTVRVPEDVPVGSVLVAVTATDADEGLNGQVKYSFKKVSDTASNIFHLDSESGEITLLRSLDFEEGDYYELEMQARDGAGLFDTAKVAVTVTDKNDNAPEISVRSALSEISEDAPSGTTVALLHVQDRDSGANGQVRCSIDKDVPFRLEKNFEDYYRVVTASELDREQVWEYNVTVRAADGGSPSLQSSAVLALRVLDVNDNAPVFLEERYSARLAENNAAGALVLTVRATDADWGQNARVRYRLAEGRVRGAPLSSYVSVQAETGALYALRSLDYEQVRELQLWVRAEDGGAPALISNVSVRLLIVDENDNAPQVLYPPAGAAAGSGAAWSGVELAPRRSEAGALVAKVVAVDADAGQNAWLSYELAKATEPGLFRVGLHSGEVRTARSPLARDAARHSLVVLVRDHGRPALSATATLSVVLAESVAELLAELGSAADEAAAPGEPAASLTRWLVLAVAAVSCLFVAFLLLLLALRLRRWHRQHLLPADSGALRGVPVSHFVGIDGVRAFLQSYSHDVSLTADSRKSQLRFSAASCCDTLPARPPPDEPAPLLGDQDPAGALPAPSAPPSVSFSLRIFPATLSSDAPLPFSRRVPSLA